In Campylobacter mucosalis, a single window of DNA contains:
- a CDS encoding NAD(+) kinase, whose protein sequence is MSLDYKSVKFVGLIAKKTPDLNRNFKILTEILKSYGVEILLELGCAKALNLSGFELKNLAQRSDFLICLGGDGTIISTCRKLAEISPFVLGIHAGRLGFLTDITMSQANDFFRQFFAGNFIIEEPFMLDVILNKKDGTNGEKLAFNDAVIMRFKPASIASVDAFVNGKIFNSYFGDGLIAATPVGSTAYNMSASGAIIYPLSDVFTLTPICSHSLTQRPVILPSDFCVELRAYKDEVLVIDGQDTFSMRDYDSVGIRLSKKRARLIRHVGRDYFQILKEKLRWGH, encoded by the coding sequence ATGAGTTTGGACTATAAAAGTGTAAAATTTGTCGGTCTTATCGCTAAAAAAACACCTGATTTGAATAGAAATTTTAAAATTCTAACAGAAATTTTAAAGAGCTATGGCGTTGAAATTTTGCTTGAGTTAGGTTGTGCAAAAGCACTAAATTTAAGCGGTTTTGAACTTAAAAATTTAGCACAAAGATCTGATTTTTTAATCTGCCTTGGTGGCGACGGAACTATCATCTCAACGTGTAGAAAATTAGCTGAAATTTCCCCATTTGTGCTTGGCATCCACGCTGGAAGACTTGGCTTTTTAACAGACATCACAATGAGTCAGGCAAATGATTTTTTTAGGCAGTTTTTTGCTGGAAATTTCATAATAGAAGAGCCATTTATGCTTGATGTCATTTTAAACAAAAAAGACGGCACAAACGGAGAAAAACTAGCCTTTAACGACGCTGTTATAATGCGTTTTAAACCCGCTAGTATCGCAAGTGTTGACGCTTTTGTAAATGGTAAAATTTTCAACTCATACTTTGGCGACGGCTTAATCGCTGCAACGCCTGTTGGCTCAACGGCTTACAATATGAGTGCTAGTGGCGCAATCATCTATCCATTAAGTGATGTTTTTACGCTAACACCGATATGTTCGCACTCTTTAACGCAAAGACCAGTTATCTTGCCAAGCGACTTTTGCGTTGAGCTTAGGGCGTATAAAGATGAGGTTTTAGTTATTGACGGGCAGGATACGTTTAGTATGAGAGATTATGATAGTGTCGGCATTAGACTTAGTAAAAAAAGAGCAAGACTAATCCGTCACGTTGGGCGTGATTATTTTCAAATCTTAAAAGAGAAACTTCGCTGGGGACATTGA
- a CDS encoding AAA family ATPase: protein MIERLLIKNHLSFDEVELNFKEGLSVFTGVSGAGKSVLMNAIMSAFGLSESEARLVELDVRFNFNMSEFGIENEDVNSFKMLKDKSTRYFINSQAISKKNLSQIANEHIKHLCAKQINEFENERFLELLDALVQTDEHRQNLKKIAQIYENFKKVKTELDTIKSDELKIEELKEFAKFEIEKISSVNPKKGEFDELMAIKKRLSKRDKIEQAWARAEQIYEFEHSVVEALNISELDTTFFEEAMNSLRIAKDSLNMDELDDFDAGVVLDRIEALNGIIRRYGSEEEALNTLERKKEELQRYENLSFSKQELEAQFIEISKLQTEISDKISSARKAVINRLETLINSYLNELYMKPVSLLIEPKNVDESGADFVTLNLNNTALNKLSSGELNRLRLAFIASSSDILQSGNGVIILDEIDANLSGKEAMSIANVLVKIAKFYQIFAISHQPQLSSKANSHFLVEKNAEKSSVRELKPHERADELARMISGEHISREALEFAKGLLSN, encoded by the coding sequence ATGATAGAGAGACTTTTGATAAAAAATCACCTTAGTTTTGATGAGGTTGAACTAAATTTTAAAGAGGGGCTTAGCGTTTTTACCGGCGTTAGCGGCGCTGGAAAATCGGTGCTAATGAACGCCATAATGAGTGCTTTTGGCTTATCTGAGAGCGAGGCTAGGCTGGTTGAGCTTGATGTTCGTTTTAATTTTAATATGAGTGAATTTGGCATAGAAAATGAGGATGTAAATAGCTTTAAAATGCTTAAGGATAAAAGCACTCGCTACTTCATAAACTCACAAGCCATATCAAAGAAAAATTTATCCCAAATCGCAAACGAACACATAAAACATCTCTGTGCAAAACAGATAAATGAGTTTGAAAATGAACGGTTTTTAGAGCTTTTAGACGCTTTGGTTCAAACAGATGAACATAGACAAAATTTAAAAAAAATAGCCCAAATTTATGAAAATTTTAAAAAAGTCAAAACCGAGTTAGATACGATAAAATCGGATGAGTTAAAGATCGAGGAGCTAAAGGAATTTGCTAAATTTGAGATAGAAAAAATAAGCAGTGTAAATCCAAAAAAAGGCGAGTTTGATGAGCTTATGGCTATTAAAAAACGCCTTAGCAAACGCGATAAAATCGAACAGGCTTGGGCTAGAGCTGAGCAAATTTACGAGTTTGAACATAGCGTAGTAGAGGCTTTAAACATAAGTGAGCTTGATACTACGTTTTTTGAAGAGGCTATGAATAGCTTAAGAATCGCAAAAGATAGCCTAAATATGGACGAACTAGATGACTTTGACGCTGGGGTGGTGCTTGATAGGATAGAGGCGTTAAATGGCATTATAAGGCGTTATGGAAGCGAAGAAGAGGCACTAAATACGCTTGAGCGGAAAAAAGAGGAGCTACAAAGGTATGAAAATTTAAGCTTTAGCAAACAAGAGCTTGAGGCTCAATTTATAGAAATTTCAAAGCTACAAACTGAAATTTCAGACAAAATAAGCAGTGCTAGAAAAGCTGTCATAAACAGATTAGAAACGCTGATAAACTCGTATCTTAACGAGCTTTATATGAAACCTGTTTCACTTTTGATAGAGCCAAAAAATGTAGATGAAAGTGGAGCTGATTTTGTAACGCTAAATTTAAATAACACTGCTTTAAATAAGCTTAGTTCAGGGGAGTTAAATAGGCTTAGACTAGCGTTTATAGCCTCATCTAGTGATATTTTACAAAGCGGAAATGGAGTGATAATACTTGATGAAATAGACGCAAATTTGAGCGGAAAAGAGGCGATGAGTATCGCAAATGTTTTAGTAAAAATTGCGAAATTTTATCAAATTTTTGCAATCTCACACCAGCCACAGCTAAGTTCTAAAGCAAACTCTCATTTTTTGGTTGAAAAAAATGCCGAAAAATCGAGCGTAAGGGAGCTAAAACCACACGAAAGAGCCGATGAACTTGCACGTATGATTAGCGGTGAGCATATTAGCCGTGAGGCTCTTGAGTTTGCAAAGGGGTTGTTAAGCAATTAA
- a CDS encoding GGDEF domain-containing response regulator, translating into MERILIVDDNKALSKLIAKKMQSSTELGLEIDVAHDFAEAQALIQKHKNNYFIALLDLNLPDAPNGEIVDYALENNLCVIVLTGSIDEDTKSNFVKKNIIDYVYKGNVDDVNFIFKMIERLYKNKQYKAMIVEDSTPVRNELKRMLKNLQFEVFAAAHGEEAMSYYEDHPDMKLVLTDFNMPVKNGLEVLRELREKADKNTLGIIAMTSPNDDVGAATFLKSGANDFLAKPFGREELTLRVNNTIEAMENIEKIANFANKDFLTGVYNRRFFYANMSEYIPHANSESEPYAVAMLDIDFFKKINDTYGHDVGDKVIQTLAKKLDDSVKGRDVVARFGGEEFCVVLKNIQKTDAIKFFVAVRSAMAANVVEYKDQTIKFTVSIGVAFSDNQRDIHELIEMADSALYNAKENGRNRVEIAE; encoded by the coding sequence ATGGAACGAATCCTTATCGTAGATGATAATAAAGCGCTTTCAAAACTCATAGCTAAGAAAATGCAAAGTAGCACGGAGCTTGGCTTGGAGATAGATGTAGCTCACGATTTTGCTGAGGCTCAGGCGTTGATACAAAAGCATAAAAACAACTATTTTATCGCGTTGCTTGATCTAAATTTACCCGACGCACCAAATGGCGAGATAGTTGATTATGCTCTTGAAAATAACCTTTGCGTCATAGTTTTAACAGGAAGTATAGATGAGGATACAAAGTCAAATTTTGTTAAGAAAAACATCATTGACTATGTTTATAAAGGCAACGTTGATGACGTGAATTTCATATTTAAGATGATAGAGCGTCTTTATAAAAACAAGCAGTATAAGGCGATGATAGTTGAGGACTCGACACCTGTTAGAAACGAGCTAAAAAGAATGCTTAAGAACTTACAGTTTGAGGTATTTGCAGCTGCTCACGGTGAAGAGGCTATGAGCTACTACGAGGATCATCCTGATATGAAGTTGGTTTTAACAGACTTTAATATGCCTGTTAAAAATGGACTAGAAGTTTTAAGAGAGCTTAGAGAAAAAGCCGATAAAAACACGCTTGGTATCATCGCTATGACTAGTCCAAACGATGATGTTGGTGCTGCCACGTTTTTAAAGAGTGGCGCAAATGACTTTCTAGCAAAGCCTTTTGGTAGAGAAGAGCTAACCTTACGCGTAAATAACACTATAGAAGCTATGGAAAATATAGAAAAGATAGCAAATTTTGCAAACAAAGACTTCTTAACTGGTGTCTACAATAGACGATTTTTTTATGCAAACATGTCAGAGTATATCCCACACGCAAACTCAGAAAGCGAACCTTATGCTGTTGCCATGCTTGATATAGATTTTTTCAAAAAGATAAACGATACTTATGGTCACGACGTTGGAGATAAGGTTATACAAACTTTGGCCAAAAAACTAGATGATTCTGTAAAAGGACGAGATGTTGTGGCTCGTTTTGGTGGGGAAGAATTTTGCGTTGTCCTTAAAAATATACAAAAAACGGATGCGATTAAGTTTTTTGTAGCAGTTAGATCTGCTATGGCGGCTAATGTCGTGGAGTATAAGGATCAGACTATAAAATTTACAGTTTCAATAGGTGTGGCGTTTAGTGATAACCAACGTGACATACACGAGCTAATTGAGATGGCTGACTCTGCCCTTTATAACGCAAAGGAAAATGGAAGAAACAGAGTGGAGATAGCTGAGTGA
- a CDS encoding TatD family hydrolase translates to MLQNARNSDVRGFVIPGADINDLPKIAKIAKEHSQIYFAVGVHPYDKDGFDDKILREFITHDKCIAVGECGLDYFRLPKDDDKKSVEKQEQKRVFLAQLELAIEFKKPVILHVRDANEDCFNILKEYATKLEGAVLHCYNASPLLLELTKFGNFYFGIGGVLTFKNAKNLVEILPKIPKDKLLIETDAPYLTPEPFRGRRNEPAFTSFVAKKIAEILSLSESEVCELTSSNAKRLFKVF, encoded by the coding sequence ATGTTACAAAATGCTAGAAATTCTGACGTTCGTGGCTTTGTTATACCTGGTGCTGATATTAATGATTTACCAAAAATAGCCAAAATAGCCAAAGAACATAGCCAAATTTATTTTGCGGTTGGAGTTCATCCTTATGATAAAGATGGCTTTGATGATAAAATTTTAAGGGAATTTATAACGCACGATAAGTGCATAGCTGTGGGCGAGTGTGGGCTTGACTATTTTCGTTTGCCAAAAGATGATGATAAAAAGAGTGTTGAGAAGCAGGAGCAAAAACGTGTTTTTTTAGCTCAATTAGAGCTTGCAATTGAGTTTAAAAAACCCGTTATACTTCACGTTCGTGACGCTAACGAGGATTGTTTTAATATTTTAAAGGAGTATGCTACAAAGCTAGAGGGTGCTGTTTTGCACTGCTACAATGCGTCGCCTTTATTATTAGAACTTACGAAATTTGGAAATTTTTACTTTGGTATAGGTGGCGTTTTGACGTTTAAAAATGCCAAAAATTTAGTAGAAATTTTGCCAAAAATTCCAAAAGATAAGTTGCTTATAGAAACTGATGCTCCATATCTTACTCCAGAGCCATTTCGTGGCAGGAGGAATGAGCCAGCTTTTACGAGCTTTGTTGCTAAAAAGATAGCTGAAATTCTAAGCCTTAGCGAGAGTGAAGTTTGCGAACTGACCTCAAGCAATGCCAAAAGATTGTTTAAGGTGTTTTGA
- a CDS encoding lytic transglycosylase domain-containing protein, which produces MKAILKIFLIFACAVSLFAGPAENSHDFQAKILKELDIDLKFMNTSYYKDMKNSIKTNQINAFSKILKDGYRYVPVLKAHINESGIPGSFLYLAMIESGFSNHIVSSAKAVGMWQFMEKTARLHGLKINKYVDERRDPIASTKAATTYLKGLKSQFGKWYLAIMAYNCGEGRLQKGITMAGTDDIAVLLDPSKNYLPKETRNFIIKILRASFIAKDSEFLLSKDAKMLQSMNGLKLTKVSVPGGTNLIQVADSIGVGVTRLKEDNSHLKFIFTPPTSKNYYVYIPESKKELFEQNFKPFAGKNNFYTYTVKKGDTLLGIAKKEGISHRAIKEYNELKTNLVAVNQKLIIPDSAKNKIQNYVVKTGDTLATLSKKFNVDAKDIAEANSIARSDVLKVGVNIVIP; this is translated from the coding sequence ATGAAAGCCATATTAAAGATATTTTTAATATTTGCCTGTGCAGTTTCGCTGTTTGCAGGTCCTGCTGAAAATTCACACGATTTTCAAGCAAAAATTCTAAAAGAACTTGACATAGATCTGAAATTTATGAATACCTCATATTACAAAGATATGAAAAATAGCATAAAAACAAATCAAATTAACGCGTTTTCTAAAATTTTAAAAGATGGATACAGATACGTACCGGTACTAAAGGCTCATATAAATGAGTCTGGCATACCTGGCTCTTTTTTGTATCTTGCTATGATAGAATCGGGTTTTTCAAACCACATAGTTTCAAGTGCTAAGGCTGTTGGCATGTGGCAATTTATGGAAAAAACCGCAAGACTGCACGGACTAAAGATAAATAAATACGTAGATGAAAGGCGCGATCCTATAGCTTCTACAAAGGCTGCTACAACGTATCTTAAGGGGCTAAAGAGCCAGTTTGGCAAATGGTATCTTGCTATAATGGCTTATAACTGTGGTGAGGGAAGGCTTCAAAAAGGCATAACAATGGCTGGAACTGACGATATAGCCGTTCTTTTAGACCCTAGTAAAAACTATCTGCCAAAGGAAACTAGAAATTTTATAATTAAAATTTTAAGAGCCTCTTTTATAGCTAAGGATTCTGAGTTTTTGCTCTCAAAAGACGCAAAAATGCTTCAATCTATGAATGGACTTAAGCTAACAAAGGTAAGCGTCCCTGGTGGCACGAATTTAATCCAAGTTGCCGATAGCATAGGGGTTGGCGTAACTAGACTAAAAGAGGATAACTCTCATCTGAAGTTTATATTTACGCCACCAACGTCAAAGAACTATTATGTATATATCCCTGAGAGTAAAAAAGAGCTATTTGAGCAAAATTTCAAACCTTTTGCTGGTAAAAATAACTTCTATACATACACCGTTAAAAAGGGTGACACTCTGCTTGGTATAGCCAAAAAAGAAGGCATAAGCCACCGAGCTATAAAAGAGTATAACGAGCTAAAGACAAATTTAGTCGCCGTAAATCAAAAGCTTATCATACCAGACTCTGCTAAAAATAAGATACAAAATTACGTAGTAAAAACAGGCGATACATTAGCGACACTTTCAAAGAAATTTAACGTAGATGCAAAAGATATTGCAGAAGCAAACTCTATCGCTAGATCTGATGTTTTAAAAGTTGGAGTAAATATTGTCATACCTTAA
- a CDS encoding septal ring lytic transglycosylase RlpA family protein, which produces MSYLKILKFTAIAFFITGCSWSGAPFTPSGPTSVKPNTSANMHKATMRPYTINGKTYYPTVVSVGDKASGTASWYGPDFHGKKTSNGEIYNMHNMTAAHKTLPMNTILKVTNLKNSRSVVVRVNDRGPFVGNRVLDLSKAAAQQLDMIANGTAPVSMEVIGFHENTPVAQNKPTQNTGMQMNTQSFVGGEFMVQIGSFKNQSGAQRYKNEHQSIMGYKTIVKSFSDDNGVLVYRVFLTGFRSEDEARDFAKSGKFEGAFIVRG; this is translated from the coding sequence TTGTCATACCTTAAAATTCTAAAATTTACAGCCATTGCTTTTTTTATTACTGGATGTTCTTGGAGTGGTGCCCCGTTTACGCCTAGTGGGCCAACAAGTGTAAAACCAAACACATCAGCTAATATGCATAAAGCCACAATGAGACCATATACTATAAATGGCAAGACCTATTATCCGACCGTTGTTAGTGTTGGCGATAAGGCTAGTGGCACGGCTAGTTGGTATGGTCCGGACTTTCACGGCAAAAAGACATCAAATGGCGAAATTTACAATATGCACAATATGACCGCAGCTCATAAAACCTTGCCGATGAATACGATCTTAAAAGTAACAAATTTAAAAAACAGTAGATCTGTTGTGGTTCGTGTAAATGACAGAGGTCCTTTTGTAGGTAACCGAGTTTTAGATCTATCAAAAGCGGCAGCGCAACAGCTAGATATGATAGCTAATGGAACAGCACCTGTTAGTATGGAGGTTATAGGTTTTCACGAGAATACGCCAGTGGCTCAAAACAAGCCAACCCAAAACACAGGCATGCAGATGAATACACAAAGCTTTGTGGGTGGCGAATTTATGGTTCAGATAGGCTCTTTTAAAAATCAAAGTGGAGCACAAAGATATAAAAACGAACACCAAAGTATAATGGGCTATAAGACAATAGTAAAAAGCTTTAGCGATGATAACGGAGTTTTGGTTTATAGGGTATTTTTAACTGGATTTAGAAGTGAAGACGAGGCAAGAGATTTTGCTAAGAGTGGAAAATTTGAGGGTGCATTTATAGTTAGGGGCTGA
- the hisB gene encoding imidazoleglycerol-phosphate dehydratase HisB produces the protein MANISRKTNETDINAKINLYGSGICKISTKIGFFDHMLQSFAKHALIDLELACDGDIYVDFHHSVEDVGIVIGSLLKQEIYPASGIERFGDSVVVMDEAAVSCAIDLSNRAFLVYENFSQSGKVGEFDVELVEEFFRAVASNANITLHLSKIRGKNAHHIIEATFKAFAVALRRAIAKNERVLTPSTKGVL, from the coding sequence ATGGCTAATATAAGTAGAAAGACAAACGAAACCGATATAAACGCCAAAATAAATTTATATGGTAGCGGAATTTGTAAAATTTCAACTAAAATAGGCTTTTTTGATCATATGTTGCAGTCATTTGCAAAACACGCACTAATTGACTTAGAGTTAGCCTGTGATGGCGATATTTATGTTGATTTTCACCATAGTGTAGAAGATGTGGGTATAGTTATTGGTTCTCTTTTAAAGCAAGAAATATATCCAGCAAGTGGCATTGAGCGTTTTGGAGATAGTGTTGTTGTGATGGATGAGGCAGCTGTTAGTTGTGCGATAGATCTTAGCAATAGGGCGTTTTTGGTTTATGAAAATTTTAGTCAAAGTGGCAAGGTTGGAGAGTTTGACGTAGAGCTTGTTGAGGAGTTTTTTAGAGCTGTTGCTAGTAATGCAAATATCACGCTTCACCTAAGCAAAATTCGTGGCAAAAACGCTCATCATATAATCGAAGCTACATTTAAGGCGTTTGCCGTTGCGTTAAGAAGAGCGATTGCTAAAAATGAGCGAGTATTAACTCCTAGCACTAAAGGCGTTTTATGA
- a CDS encoding KdsC family phosphatase has product MIEIIFLDVDGCLTDGKIVYDANGELLKSFDVKDGYAIESWLKLGKKVAIITGRKSEIVERRAEDLKITHVYQGVSDKLEVAKEILKFEGLSFENAAAIGDDYNDYKILQAVSWSFKPKDAIKELEVDTRLKHKGGAGAIREMIEIIIKEQDLYDEWSKRWL; this is encoded by the coding sequence ATGATAGAGATTATTTTTTTAGATGTTGATGGATGTTTAACTGATGGTAAAATCGTGTATGACGCAAATGGCGAACTACTAAAATCATTTGACGTTAAAGATGGCTATGCAATAGAGAGTTGGCTAAAGCTTGGTAAAAAAGTTGCTATTATAACCGGCAGAAAGTCAGAAATTGTAGAAAGACGTGCCGAGGATCTTAAGATAACGCACGTTTATCAGGGTGTTAGCGACAAGCTTGAGGTCGCGAAGGAAATTTTAAAATTTGAGGGTCTTAGCTTTGAAAATGCGGCTGCTATCGGCGATGACTATAATGACTACAAAATTTTACAAGCCGTTTCGTGGAGCTTTAAACCAAAAGACGCTATAAAAGAGCTTGAAGTAGATACAAGATTAAAGCACAAAGGCGGTGCTGGGGCTATTCGTGAGATGATAGAGATAATCATCAAAGAGCAAGATTTGTATGATGAATGGTCTAAGCGTTGGTTATAA
- the lptC gene encoding LPS export ABC transporter periplasmic protein LptC, whose translation MVIKIFYFVITIFSVTFIFLLSSDPYFADTFKQDFKVSNTQANDVVDYEINATKVVSVYEADEMNRYADFDEALKFKSTSLRGLQQHLMSSDKAILQGYEIKFISNAKYENNESLKFSSEEMIYNKKTKIIRSDVPFEILRDTNRAIGQSIEYDTQKKQMRAKEIKAWVEQDK comes from the coding sequence TTGGTTATAAAAATTTTCTATTTTGTTATTACTATTTTTAGTGTAACATTTATATTTTTACTCTCATCTGACCCGTACTTTGCTGATACGTTTAAGCAGGATTTTAAGGTATCAAACACTCAGGCAAACGATGTTGTAGACTATGAAATAAACGCAACTAAGGTCGTTTCTGTTTATGAGGCAGATGAGATGAATAGATATGCTGATTTTGATGAGGCTTTGAAATTTAAATCCACATCTTTAAGAGGCTTACAGCAGCATCTTATGAGTTCTGATAAGGCGATTTTACAAGGCTATGAGATAAAATTTATAAGCAATGCAAAATATGAAAATAATGAGAGTTTGAAATTTAGCTCAGAAGAGATGATTTATAATAAAAAAACTAAGATTATACGCTCTGATGTGCCATTTGAAATTTTAAGGGATACCAATAGAGCTATTGGACAAAGCATAGAGTATGATACACAAAAAAAGCAGATGAGGGCTAAGGAGATAAAAGCGTGGGTAGAGCAAGACAAATAG
- the lptA gene encoding lipopolysaccharide transport periplasmic protein LptA: MGRARQIVLFLALSVLAFGAEQVQIVADSFFADENKQISEFKGNVKINKGNFDELVAKNVVVHFDKNRQPTKYIATGDAKFKVLIKQKHYNGNAEVLIYEPATQTYTLTKDAHLHEIDTDKHIYGEKIVINQLSGTYNVNSDEKKPVKFIFQVEDKK; this comes from the coding sequence GTGGGTAGAGCAAGACAAATAGTGCTTTTTTTGGCACTTAGTGTTTTAGCATTTGGTGCTGAGCAAGTGCAGATAGTTGCAGATAGTTTTTTTGCTGATGAAAACAAGCAGATTAGCGAATTTAAGGGCAATGTTAAGATAAATAAGGGAAATTTTGACGAGCTAGTAGCAAAAAATGTTGTTGTGCATTTTGATAAAAATAGACAACCGACCAAATATATCGCAACGGGTGACGCGAAATTTAAAGTCCTAATCAAGCAAAAGCACTACAATGGAAACGCAGAGGTGTTAATCTACGAACCAGCAACTCAAACATACACCCTAACAAAAGACGCTCATTTGCACGAAATAGACACCGATAAGCATATTTATGGAGAAAAAATCGTCATAAACCAGCTAAGCGGAACTTATAATGTAAATAGTGATGAGAAAAAGCCAGTGAAATTTATCTTTCAAGTTGAGGATAAAAAGTGA
- the yihA gene encoding ribosome biogenesis GTP-binding protein YihA/YsxC has product MIRAVRAKFLTSSPSIKEAPSFGLSEIVFLGRSNVGKSSLINALTNNNSLAKSSSTPGKTQLINFFEVGLKDEDEQFDIIFVDLPGFGYAKVAKSLHHEWKRNLDEFLKLRSTIRLFVHLIDSRHFDLDIDINVREYLKSFLRPDQRMLSLYTKADKLNQSERAALMKFDPNGILVSTLNKKGVDDALNKIVKESLGL; this is encoded by the coding sequence GTGATAAGAGCTGTCAGGGCTAAATTTTTAACATCAAGTCCAAGCATAAAAGAGGCTCCGTCTTTTGGGCTAAGTGAGATTGTATTTTTAGGACGCTCTAATGTTGGAAAATCAAGCCTTATAAACGCACTAACTAACAACAACTCTCTAGCCAAGAGCTCATCTACTCCCGGCAAAACACAGCTTATAAATTTCTTTGAGGTTGGACTTAAAGACGAGGATGAGCAGTTTGACATTATATTTGTTGATCTACCTGGTTTTGGCTATGCAAAGGTCGCAAAGTCGCTTCATCACGAGTGGAAGAGAAATTTAGATGAGTTTTTAAAGCTAAGAAGTACGATAAGGCTTTTTGTACATCTTATAGACTCAAGGCATTTTGATTTAGATATAGACATTAACGTGCGTGAGTATCTAAAAAGCTTTCTTAGACCAGATCAGCGAATGCTAAGCTTATATACAAAAGCTGATAAGCTAAATCAAAGCGAACGTGCGGCACTTATGAAATTTGACCCAAATGGAATTTTAGTCTCAACCCTAAATAAAAAGGGCGTAGATGACGCACTAAATAAGATAGTAAAAGAGAGCCTTGGATTATGA
- a CDS encoding N-acetyltransferase, producing MIELKKPKPKDVPAMQKMVAKEVANAIILPRSDDEVSTNIRSYTIATNDNEIIGYAALHFHTVNLAEVRSLVVSDEYRGQGVGSMIVKKILDEAREYEIAQVFTLTYKKSFFEKLGFYEIEKTQLPAQKIWADCAKCKRFPICDEIALIYDI from the coding sequence ATGATAGAGTTAAAAAAACCAAAGCCAAAAGATGTCCCTGCTATGCAAAAAATGGTTGCAAAAGAGGTGGCAAATGCTATTATTTTGCCAAGAAGTGATGATGAAGTAAGCACAAATATAAGATCATACACTATCGCGACTAATGATAATGAGATAATAGGCTACGCGGCACTTCATTTTCATACCGTAAATTTAGCAGAGGTAAGAAGCCTTGTAGTAAGCGATGAGTATAGAGGGCAGGGCGTAGGCTCGATGATTGTAAAGAAAATTTTAGACGAGGCAAGAGAGTATGAGATAGCTCAGGTTTTTACGCTTACTTACAAAAAGAGTTTTTTTGAAAAGCTCGGCTTTTACGAGATAGAAAAGACACAGCTTCCAGCTCAGAAAATTTGGGCTGATTGTGCAAAATGCAAACGCTTTCCAATATGCGACGAAATAGCTCTAATCTACGATATTTAG